One part of the Bacillus sp. FJAT-27916 genome encodes these proteins:
- a CDS encoding YecA family protein — MTTATHVDEYQLETLLDALKMDALKNIRRNLNLKNMSSLRKKELVQALVEHIPASVPERTKMMDLQQYTSIVALMTKSGVMPLDQIALEDVFYLSSIGYIHPAEQDDQPIVVMPSQVMKQFFSLDPKEIMADVNRNQKVSNILFGIVRYYGFADLETVKKMVEAYLEEEVEEAWLTNYISYLADYYGIFYAKDGYLIHQTIRELDSFKQVLKTREELNYYPIPAESMMNLNRYESFEKTAEMAAFSQFLQDTYSLEAAQANELIEQFLYKVQFGHGLQEVVKWFGENIELQNEKDVNAIVEHIAKVVNNTRLWILKGFTPLELAPAQEVSEKKEPVTNNKIPRNAPCPCGSGKKYKRCCMK; from the coding sequence ATGACAACAGCTACACATGTTGATGAGTACCAATTAGAGACATTGCTAGATGCCTTGAAGATGGATGCTCTTAAAAATATTCGACGTAACCTAAACTTGAAAAATATGAGTTCATTAAGGAAGAAGGAGCTCGTTCAGGCATTGGTGGAGCATATTCCTGCATCCGTGCCTGAAAGAACAAAGATGATGGACTTGCAGCAATATACATCTATTGTTGCCCTTATGACTAAGAGCGGAGTGATGCCGCTTGACCAAATCGCCCTTGAGGATGTGTTCTACTTATCCAGCATCGGCTATATCCATCCGGCAGAGCAGGATGACCAGCCGATTGTCGTAATGCCTTCACAAGTGATGAAGCAGTTCTTCAGTCTTGATCCAAAAGAAATCATGGCTGATGTGAACCGTAACCAAAAGGTTTCTAATATTCTCTTTGGGATCGTGCGTTATTACGGTTTTGCAGACTTAGAAACGGTCAAAAAAATGGTGGAGGCTTACCTCGAAGAAGAGGTTGAAGAAGCATGGCTTACAAACTATATCAGCTACTTAGCTGATTATTACGGCATTTTCTATGCGAAGGACGGCTACTTGATTCACCAAACAATTCGCGAGCTTGATAGCTTCAAGCAAGTCCTTAAGACGAGAGAGGAATTGAACTATTATCCAATCCCAGCGGAAAGCATGATGAATCTTAATCGCTATGAAAGCTTTGAGAAAACAGCTGAAATGGCTGCATTCAGTCAGTTCCTGCAAGATACGTATTCTTTAGAGGCAGCTCAAGCGAATGAATTAATCGAGCAATTCCTCTATAAAGTCCAATTTGGCCATGGCTTACAAGAAGTAGTTAAATGGTTTGGCGAGAATATTGAGCTTCAGAACGAGAAAGATGTCAACGCGATTGTTGAGCATATTGCCAAGGTCGTAAACAATACACGTCTCTGGATCTTGAAAGGGTTCACGCCATTAGAATTGGCGCCTGCTCAAGAAGTGAGTGAAAAGAAAGAGCCTGTAACGAACAATAAAATTCCTCGTAATGCGCCATGTCCATGCGGATCCGGCAAAAAGTACAAGCGTTGCTGCATGAAATAA
- a CDS encoding ABC-F family ATP-binding cassette domain-containing protein, which translates to MITVSNVGLRFGDRKLFEDVNIKFTPGNCYGLIGANGAGKSTFLKILSGDLEPQQGNVSLGPGERLAVLKQNHFEYEDTEVIQVVIMGHARLFEVMQEKDAIYMKADFTDEDGMRAAELEGEFAELNGWEAEPEAAILLKGLGIPEELHNKKMSELDGGEKVKVLLAQALFGQPDVLLLDEPTNHLDIKAIQWLEEFLINFENTVIVVSHDRHFLNKVCTHIADLDFGKIQLYVGNYDFWYESSQLAQKLTAESNKKKEEKIKELQAFVARFSANASKSKQATSRKKLLEKITLDDIKPSSRRYPYVHFTPDREIGNDLLRVEGLSKTIDGEKVLNNISFTMNKDDKIALLGANDNAKSTLFKILMGEMEADEGTFKWGITTSQSYFPKDNSEFFENNDLTLVEWLRQFSPQDESESFLRGFLGRMLFSGEEVMKKASVLSGGEKVRCMLSKMMLSGANVLLLDEPTNHLDLESITAVNNGLINFKGSMIFTSHDHQFIQTIANRIIEITPDGLIDKQMTYDEYLETVKK; encoded by the coding sequence ATGATAACAGTTAGTAATGTTGGTCTGCGTTTTGGCGACCGAAAATTATTCGAAGACGTAAATATTAAATTTACGCCTGGAAATTGCTATGGTTTAATCGGTGCAAACGGTGCAGGTAAATCCACATTCTTAAAAATATTGTCTGGTGATCTTGAGCCGCAGCAAGGGAATGTCTCCTTAGGGCCTGGTGAAAGACTTGCCGTTTTGAAACAAAACCACTTTGAATATGAGGACACAGAGGTCATCCAGGTTGTCATCATGGGTCACGCTCGTCTCTTTGAAGTAATGCAGGAGAAGGATGCCATCTATATGAAGGCTGATTTTACAGATGAGGACGGCATGAGAGCTGCTGAGCTTGAGGGTGAATTCGCTGAGCTTAACGGCTGGGAAGCAGAGCCTGAGGCTGCAATTCTCTTAAAAGGTCTTGGCATTCCGGAAGAATTGCATAACAAGAAAATGTCTGAGCTTGACGGCGGCGAGAAGGTTAAAGTTCTCCTTGCTCAAGCCCTATTCGGCCAGCCTGATGTTCTTCTTCTCGATGAGCCGACGAACCACTTGGACATTAAAGCCATCCAATGGCTGGAAGAGTTCCTCATTAACTTTGAAAACACAGTCATCGTTGTATCCCATGACCGTCACTTCTTAAATAAAGTATGTACTCATATCGCTGACCTAGACTTCGGCAAGATTCAGCTTTATGTCGGGAACTATGACTTCTGGTATGAATCCAGCCAATTAGCGCAAAAGCTAACGGCTGAATCCAACAAAAAGAAAGAAGAAAAAATCAAGGAATTGCAAGCCTTCGTTGCCCGCTTCAGTGCGAATGCATCGAAATCAAAGCAAGCGACATCCCGTAAGAAATTGCTTGAGAAAATTACGCTTGACGATATCAAGCCATCATCAAGACGTTATCCATACGTCCACTTCACGCCAGATCGTGAAATCGGCAATGATTTATTACGTGTTGAAGGCTTATCCAAAACCATCGACGGCGAAAAGGTATTAAACAACATCAGCTTTACCATGAATAAAGATGACAAAATCGCCTTGCTCGGAGCGAATGATAATGCGAAATCCACTCTCTTCAAAATCTTGATGGGTGAAATGGAAGCAGATGAAGGCACATTCAAATGGGGAATCACAACTTCTCAATCTTATTTCCCGAAAGATAACTCTGAGTTCTTCGAGAACAACGACCTCACATTGGTTGAATGGCTGCGTCAATTCTCTCCGCAGGATGAAAGCGAATCCTTCTTGCGTGGATTCTTGGGCAGAATGCTCTTCTCTGGCGAAGAAGTAATGAAGAAAGCATCCGTCCTATCCGGGGGAGAAAAAGTCCGCTGCATGCTCTCTAAAATGATGCTTAGCGGCGCTAATGTTCTCTTGCTTGACGAACCTACCAACCACTTGGATTTGGAATCCATCACAGCAGTCAATAACGGACTAATCAACTTCAAGGGATCCATGATTTTCACATCCCATGACCATCAGTTCATTCAAACGATTGCGAACCGTATTATCGAAATCACGCCAGATGGCTTGATTGATAAACAAATGACTTATGATGAGTATTTGGAAACAGTGAAAAAATAA
- a CDS encoding HAD-IA family hydrolase: protein MNILWDFDGTLMDTYPAYTKMVKEAVQCGLSDEEIFALLKVSFGHAFKELGLSDEEIKRVKQLERELEPEDFKPFPGLCEVLAAADVNVIMTHKERALARAILEANGLSRYFTEIVAIDDGYPRKPDPASYRYLHEKYGLDLAVGDRELDIIPAKMLGIQTCLFQNHSAEADYYVDDYREFFEKVPNIKK, encoded by the coding sequence ATGAACATATTATGGGATTTTGATGGTACTTTGATGGATACGTATCCGGCCTATACAAAAATGGTCAAGGAGGCCGTTCAGTGCGGCCTTTCTGATGAAGAAATCTTTGCCCTCTTGAAGGTCTCCTTTGGCCATGCCTTCAAGGAGCTTGGTTTATCGGATGAGGAAATCAAGCGAGTGAAACAGCTGGAGCGTGAACTTGAACCCGAAGACTTTAAGCCTTTTCCGGGTCTCTGCGAGGTACTTGCAGCGGCTGATGTGAATGTGATTATGACTCATAAGGAGCGGGCGCTTGCAAGAGCTATTCTAGAGGCAAATGGTCTAAGCCGTTATTTTACGGAGATTGTCGCCATTGATGATGGGTATCCGAGGAAGCCTGACCCGGCGAGCTATCGATATTTGCATGAGAAATATGGGCTTGACCTGGCAGTCGGGGACCGGGAGCTTGATATCATTCCCGCCAAGATGCTGGGTATTCAAACGTGCCTGTTTCAGAATCATTCTGCTGAGGCGGATTACTATGTGGATGATTACCGGGAGTTTTTTGAGAAGGTGCCCAATATTAAGAAATGA
- a CDS encoding cold-shock protein, translated as MKNGKVKWFNAEKGFGFIEVEGENDVFVHFSAIQGEGFKTLEEGQSVQFDVTEGARGPQAENVIKL; from the coding sequence ATGAAAAACGGTAAAGTAAAATGGTTTAATGCAGAAAAAGGTTTCGGATTCATCGAAGTTGAAGGCGAAAACGATGTATTCGTACACTTCTCCGCTATCCAAGGCGAAGGCTTCAAAACTTTAGAAGAAGGACAAAGCGTACAATTCGACGTAACTGAAGGCGCACGCGGTCCTCAAGCTGAAAACGTAATTAAACTTTAA
- a CDS encoding cold-shock protein, with protein sequence MYNRKNVEEVIPEETKVWECTSDDCNAWVRDNFKSTETPSCPLCSSDMTEGTKMLQAINNPRRID encoded by the coding sequence ATGTACAATCGAAAAAATGTTGAGGAAGTAATCCCTGAGGAAACAAAAGTGTGGGAGTGTACATCTGATGATTGCAATGCCTGGGTTCGAGACAATTTCAAAAGTACAGAAACCCCTTCCTGTCCTTTATGCAGCAGTGATATGACGGAAGGAACTAAAATGCTTCAAGCGATTAATAATCCGAGACGGATCGATTAA
- a CDS encoding 3D domain-containing protein gives MKKICMAFLACASIIGSAEGFYAADQEELMTEELHAEESNMINIDKDLSNLSPEFIQLSSMKIVAEMDDEEIEAADPYAIEHFINEGIVELADKEKEDSFHAAMLYEEIASEIQAVKTKETVVASAEETERKEEAVSPREDKDDSVIDTTAAEEAEPEKKEPVVEEATLTEEEPVIASVDESREESAPENTEDTVKPEIEEAAEETVITMTATAYTADCEGGSGVTYTGIDLKANPDAKVIAVDPSVIPLGTEVYVEGYGTAIAADIGGAIKGNKIDVFIPSQAEAEAWGIKTVNVTIKQ, from the coding sequence TTGAAGAAAATTTGTATGGCGTTTTTAGCATGTGCTTCCATCATTGGCTCCGCAGAGGGCTTTTATGCGGCTGACCAAGAGGAGCTTATGACAGAAGAGCTTCATGCAGAAGAATCCAATATGATTAATATAGATAAAGATTTATCCAATCTATCACCAGAATTTATTCAGCTGTCTTCGATGAAAATCGTTGCGGAGATGGATGATGAGGAAATAGAAGCTGCTGATCCATATGCAATCGAACATTTCATAAACGAAGGAATTGTTGAGCTTGCAGATAAAGAGAAGGAGGACTCCTTCCATGCCGCTATGCTATATGAGGAAATCGCAAGCGAGATACAGGCTGTAAAAACCAAGGAGACAGTTGTTGCTTCCGCTGAAGAAACAGAAAGAAAAGAGGAAGCTGTATCTCCAAGAGAGGATAAGGATGATAGCGTAATAGATACGACAGCAGCCGAAGAAGCTGAGCCAGAGAAAAAAGAACCTGTTGTCGAAGAAGCAACGCTCACAGAGGAAGAACCAGTCATAGCCTCTGTAGATGAGAGCAGAGAAGAGTCAGCACCTGAAAATACAGAGGATACCGTGAAACCTGAGATAGAAGAAGCTGCTGAAGAAACCGTGATTACCATGACAGCAACAGCCTATACGGCAGACTGTGAAGGGGGAAGCGGCGTAACCTATACAGGGATTGATTTAAAAGCTAACCCAGATGCCAAAGTCATTGCAGTCGACCCTTCCGTCATTCCGCTTGGTACAGAAGTGTATGTAGAGGGCTATGGTACTGCGATAGCAGCGGATATCGGCGGAGCCATTAAAGGGAATAAAATTGATGTCTTCATTCCAAGTCAGGCAGAGGCAGAAGCTTGGGGTATTAAGACAGTCAATGTTACAATTAAACAGTGA
- a CDS encoding mismatch-specific DNA-glycosylase, translating to MEDFEHLRLPVYIRHDLDILFCGINPGRVSALAGHYFANPGNLFWKALHLGGLTPYQFRPEETPKLLDYGYGITDIVARPTRTASKLTKKDMEEGAGRLQDTIIEYRPKILCFVGITAFRHAFQIHKEKVVPGLQEGFFYTTEKWEGCRVFVAPSTSGLNAGFSREERIEYFRQLNECKNEILNNHE from the coding sequence ATGGAAGACTTTGAACACTTAAGACTGCCGGTCTATATTAGGCATGATTTAGATATTTTGTTTTGCGGTATTAATCCAGGGCGAGTTTCCGCACTAGCCGGTCATTACTTCGCTAATCCAGGCAATTTGTTCTGGAAGGCGCTCCATTTAGGCGGTTTGACCCCCTATCAGTTTCGGCCGGAGGAAACACCAAAGTTATTGGATTATGGATATGGGATAACGGATATCGTGGCAAGACCGACGAGAACGGCCTCAAAGCTTACGAAGAAGGATATGGAGGAAGGGGCTGGGAGGCTGCAGGACACTATCATTGAGTACCGGCCAAAGATACTTTGCTTTGTCGGAATCACAGCCTTCAGGCATGCATTTCAAATCCATAAGGAGAAGGTCGTTCCAGGATTGCAGGAGGGCTTCTTCTATACAACGGAAAAATGGGAAGGGTGCCGGGTTTTTGTTGCTCCCTCTACAAGCGGTCTTAATGCAGGCTTTAGTCGTGAAGAAAGAATTGAGTATTTCAGACAGCTGAATGAGTGCAAGAATGAAATCTTAAATAACCATGAATAA
- a CDS encoding DUF4188 domain-containing protein translates to MKKIFAGRYVTDAKTDFVLLIIGMRVNNLLAFRKWIPVAKAMGPMIKELYQNPELGFIHTEVSLSWRGVTLIQYWRSFEDLEAYAHGRIHMRAWTRFNKKTKGNDAVGIFHETYRIEKGSTEGIYVNMPKTGLAHVTTHEPVTKEMNTSRMRLMK, encoded by the coding sequence TTGAAAAAGATATTTGCTGGTCGCTATGTGACAGATGCCAAAACGGATTTTGTCCTCTTAATCATTGGGATGCGAGTTAACAATCTTCTTGCTTTTCGCAAATGGATTCCTGTTGCCAAAGCGATGGGTCCAATGATTAAGGAACTATATCAAAACCCTGAACTTGGATTTATCCACACGGAGGTTTCATTAAGCTGGAGGGGAGTCACCCTCATCCAGTATTGGAGAAGCTTCGAGGACCTTGAAGCCTATGCACATGGAAGGATTCACATGAGGGCTTGGACAAGATTTAACAAGAAAACAAAAGGGAATGATGCGGTCGGTATCTTTCATGAAACCTATCGGATTGAAAAAGGATCTACCGAGGGTATTTACGTAAACATGCCAAAAACCGGCCTTGCCCATGTTACCACCCATGAACCAGTGACGAAAGAAATGAACACCTCCCGTATGCGTTTGATGAAATAA